The following nucleotide sequence is from Streptomyces caniferus.
GACCGCGATGACGACATCGCGCTGCTGGCGGCCCGGTTCGACGGGATCGCGCCGAGCGATGTCGCGTACTGGTATCTGGACCCGAAGGCGCAGACGGCCGGGCAGGCCCGCCGGCTGGCCCGGCGGGCGCTGGCGCGCTGGGGTCTGGAGGAGCTGACCGACCAGCTGGAGCTGCTGGTCAGCGAGGTGGTGACCAATGCGGTGCGGTATGCGGAGCGGCCGATCACGCTGCGGTTGCTGCGAACGGACGTACTGCGCTGCGAGGTGGGGGACGACGTACCGCAGCTGCCGCGGCTGCGCCAGGCCCGGCCGTCGGACGAGGGCGGTCGCGGCCTCTATCTGGTCAACCGGATGGCGCGGCGCTGGGGCGCGACCCGTCTGAGCATGGGAAAGGTCGTCTGGTTCGAGCTGAGCATGCCTCCGGGGGCCCCGCGCGGCTGACGCCGGGCGGGCGCCCGGCCGCCACGTCCCACATATTGGACCCCGTCTGAGATCAGATGGGGTCCAACTTTTGCCGACGTGCCGTCGGGGTACTTGACTGCTTGGGTGGATGTAAGGGACTGACTGGCCCAATACGGGACCGACCACACCCTTCTCCCAGTCGTCGAAACAGGAGGCACTCCTCCATGACCAGCTCCGCGCAGCACGTCCCGCGCACGACGAACAACGCCGGTAACCCGGTGGAGAGCGACGAACACTCACTCACTGTGAGTCCGGACGGTCCCATCCTGCTCCAGGACCACTATCTGATCGAGAAGATGGCCCAGTTCAACCGCGAACGGGTCCCCGAGCGGGTGGTGCACGCCAAGGGCTCCGGCGCCTACGGCTTCTTCCACGTCACCAACGACGTCAGCCAGTTCACCAAGGCGGATCTCTTCCAGCCCGGCAAGACCACCGAGATGCTGGCCCGCTTCTCGACCGTCGCGGGCGAACAGGGCTCCCCCGACACCTGGCGCGACCCCCGTGGCTTCGCCCTGAAGTTCTACACCGAGGACGGCAACTACGACCTGGTGGGCAACAACACCCCGGTCTTCTTCGTCCGCGACACGATCAAGTTCCAGGACTTCATCCGCTCGCAGAAGCGCCGCCCGGACAACGGGATGCGCGACAACGACATGCAGTGGGACTTCTGGACGCTGTCGCCGGAGTCCGCCCACCAGGTCACCTGGCTGATGGGCGACCGCGGCATCCCCAAGAGCTACCGCCACATGAACGGCTACGGCTCGCACACCTACATGTGGGTCAACGCCGGCGGCGAGAAGTTCTGGATCAAGTACCACTTCAAGACCGACCAGGGCATCGACTTCCTCACCCAGGAGGACGCGGACCGGATCGCCGGCGCGGACGGCGACTTCCACCGCCGCGATCTGTTCGAGGCCATCGACGGCGGCAATGCTCCGTCGTGGACGCTCTATGTACAGGTCATGCCGTTCGCCGACGCCCCGGACTACCGGTTCAACCCGTTCGATCTGACGAAGGTGTGGCCGCACGGCGACTACCCGCTGATCGAGGTCGGGCGGATGACGCTCAACAAGAACCCGGAGGACTACTTCGTCCACATCGAGCAGGCGGCGTTCGAACCGTCCAACATGGTGCCGGGCGTCGGCCCGTCACCGGACAAGATGCTGCTGGGCCGGCTCTTCTCGTACGCGGACACCCACCGCTACCGCATCGGCCCGAACTACGCCCAGCTGCCGCCCAACCGGCCGCACGTACCCGTCCACTCGTACGCGAAGGACGGCCCGATGCGGTACGAGCCGTCCCGCGCGGCCCGGCCCTACGCGCCGAACAGCTACGGCGGCCCGGCGGCGGACACCCTGCGCTACGGGGAGCCCGCGGGCTGGGAGACCGGCGGCGAGATGGTCCGCGAGGCCTACACGCTGCGGCGCGACGACGACGACTTCGGCCAGCCGGGCACGATGGTCCGCCAGGTCCTCGACGACGCGGCCCGCGACCGGCTCGTCGACAACGTGTCCGGCCATCTGCTGAACGGCGTCAGCCGTCCGGTGCTGGACCGCGCCCTGCAGTACTGGCGCAACATCGACAAGAACGTGGGCGACCGGATCGCCCACCAGGTGAACGGCGGCTGAGGCGCCCGCAGCAGCCGGCTCATGGTGATCCCGGGCTGAACACCGGCACCTCCGACTCCGGTGTTCAGCCCTCTTCCTTCGGCGAGGCAGGGGGTGACGGCAGGACGGTCGGCGCTCGCACGGGTCAGGCAGCCCGCTGCCGGCGCTCCAGGGCCCTGGCCGCGCGACGTCGTGGGGATGAGGTGGGGTCGATGGCCCCGGCGCCCTCGCCTTGCGTGTTGCCCCACGCGGTGATCTTTTTCGCGACCCGGGCCAGGCCGGGGTCGCCAGGCTTCACCGCAATCTCGAAGTGGCTCTCCTTCGCATGCCGCTTGTCGCCACCCCAGGAAACGGTTCCTTCACAGTCCGCGAGGACATCTCGAATGATCAGCAATTCACTTGGGAAGAACCCGCCGGCGACTCCCACCGGATACATTCCCGACCGGATCGCAATCGCCGTTCCCGAGAGGTAGTTGCTCTCATAGTCCTCGGTGAACCTCCGGTGGCGCGCATACCCGGACACATCGCCATCTTCCAGTCCTGCTATCTCGTAGTGGAATCTCCGGATCACGTGGAGCAGGACCGTGGCGACGTCACCGGCCAGGAGGGGGACACTGAGCGAACCAGCCCCTTGGATTCGATGCGGAGGCGCCTCGCCGATCACCGGCCAGCCATTCTCCGTCGCGCTTCCGCCCCAGCCTGGGTTTTCGTTTTCAGCGGCGGAAGCGGATCCCGTCATGCCACCTGACCATAAAGCTGCGCCGCCGGCGAGGCCCACACCTGCGAGCAGGATCCGCCGGCGATCCGGACGGAACGTGGAGGATAAGGGATCATTCATGGGCAGGCTCCTTCTTGTTCTTGATCACTGTCCATATGGACATAGCCGCACACAGCACGAATCCCGCCGCACACACGAAGAGCACCGGGTTGACCCAGGAGGGCACGAGGTCGACGATCGTTCCGTCCGTCCATTTGCAGACGCGGGAAAGCGGGAAAAGCGTCTCGGTAATGGAATCAGGTCGGTTCGATGGCCCCTTTCCGGACTCCACTCCACACATCTTCGGCGCCTGCGTGAAACCAGACATCAGGCCGATGAAGTACACCGGCAGGCCGATACTCGCACTCAGAGAAAACACCTTCACCCACAGCGACGGCCCCTTTTTGCTGCGGAGAGAATTCCGGTTCTCGGCGCGACCTTTCCCCCTTACTCGGTACAGCTGGATGAACGCACCCACGATAACGAGGGCCAGCACGGCAGGGAAGAACACGGCAGTTGCATTACTCATCAGGACCGACTCAGGTTCTCTTTCTGATTCTTGAGGTACCGGGCCCGTAGGCGGGATTCCTGCCCGGCGCGAGCTTGCAGCGTATCGGCAAACCCCTTGCAAAATTCGGTGAGCTTGTCCCCTGGCAGCATCCATGGCATGAGAACAGAGCCGTTACCACCGGCATTCTTGCTGATCAGGTACTCACGACCAAGAGAGATCGTCGGATCAATCTCCATCGTGAGCATATAACGCGCCAGATCTGTCGCGGTGGCGACCGAACCGCCGAAGCGCTGAGTGAAGTAGTCCTTGAAGCGCGTCAGGCCACCAGTTTCTGCGTAATGATGACGGACAGCCTCGACAATTGTCTTCTTTCTGCGCACCCGCTCCGCGATCAGGTAACCATCGGCGTCCTCCACAAGGTCACCGAAACCGAACGTGGAGTCGACTCCGATCTTCCCCAGCTTGGCCTGGCAATAGGCATATCCGGACGGGTAGCTCTCATGGTCACGACGCCACTCCCCGTACAGGGTGTAGATGTCGCCGGCCCAGCCCCCCACGTCCCCGGCACCGCCCCGGGTGGCACTCGAAGGCTGCTCCTTCACCAAGTGGGCGTTGGCAGTGGCAAGCATGTGCTCGGCGCCGAGAAGGTGCCCGGTGAAAGGGTCCTTGTACTCGTCGTAGACGAACGCTCCGTGCTCATCGGCGTAGTCGATGAAACCTTGGTCCGGATCACCGATGAGCGCCCACCACTGGATATCACCGTACGAGCGGTGCCGCACGTACTCCATGACGAGTCGATTGGGGTCGCCTTTCCCGTAGCTCTTCGCCAGCCCATAGAGCATTTCGACGTACGAGATGAAGCCGTCAGCCGGGGAGGCCGTCCTGTTCACACTGTTCTGGCCATCGTCCGTACCCGCACGGTGGGCATCCTTATCCAGATCATAGGGACCGTCGGACGAGGGAATCTTACTGATCTCTTTGATCTGGGTGAATGACCAGTTGGCCGGCATCGGAAAGCCGAGATTCCCGGAGAATCCCCATGACATCCCAGAGACAAAGGAATACCGCGCATAAGTTTCCTTCGTCACCTTCGAGCACACATTTCGCGATCCATAGACACCGTGAATGTAGCGTTTCTCCTTACTGCCGAGCGCCGACGAAATTCCGTAGAAGTAGGGGACAATGTTCGACGCTATCTCTTCACTGGTTGCATCGTAGTCGACAGCGAAATAGATGACGGTGCCACGATTGAATCCGTATGAAATAGCACGTTCATGCGCGAGAAGTCCGTGCTGGTAACCAGCCGTGTAGTTGAAGTCGACCAGCCGGCGCCCGTTGTCCTGAAAGATCGGGAATACTCTCAGCCCAGCCTTGAAAATGTTCTCCAGCTCGCCAGGCTTGAGGTACTTGTCGATGCTGTTCGGTGGCTGATAGATGTAGCGCCCAACATACCGGTGACCTGAATTGTAGAGATCCCGGCCTATGGCGGGGGTGATGGTGAACCGGGTGTCGCACCCATTGACCTGGCGGTCCGGGTCTCCGGTGGACACCAGCAGCTGAGCCCACGTGGCGAAGTCGCCTATCTCCGACGCGGGCAGACCGGAGAACTTCTGAAACTCCCCCACGAAGGTGGCGAGAGCGGAGTCGAACGAACTCTTGAAGCTGGTGATGTACGTCTTGGTGCCTGTGTACACCGGCTCGTTGAAGACACAGGCCGCAGAGAAGAGTTGGACGAATACGCCCGAGCCTCCTTGGGACAGGACATGCCCCTTCAGTCCCGCCTTCGTGCCCTCCCCGAAGTTGCCGGTGACCTGGTCTTCAGGAATTCCGAGTTCGTACTGGATGGCTTTCATGAGCGCCGTCTGGACATCTCGCGAGTAAATCCCGTCGCACGGCCCCACGTAGAAGGTTGACTTCTTGAAATAGCGGCCGTTCAGCCATCGCTGGATTTCCCGGACCTTGTCCGAACCGCCGGTGAGCAGCACGTACGCGTCCATGGTCAGCAGGGCTTTGAACAGCTTGGGCTGAACCATTCCATTCGAACCATCGAGACCCGCATTTCCCTTGAGCTGAGCAACCGACTGCGCCGTCGCACTGTCGTACGTCCCTGCACCGTCACCGCCCCAGTAGCCCTTGCAGAACAGCGCGTGCTGGACGATCTTCCTGATGTTGACATTCGGTTCGCCCGAACCGACATCTCCGCGCGCAGACAGCTTGGACAAGGTGGTGGGACCAAAGCTGTCCGAGAGAGTGGGGATCCCCAGTTCGTGCTGCAGTGCACGAGTAAGGGAGTACATGGTTGCCCAGCCGGTGCGCCCGTCCTCCGGGCACTTCGTATATCCCGCCACTCTCGCATAGGTCGCATTGACCCACTTCTGGGCAGCAAGCACTTTGTCGTCAGCCATGTCTCTTCTCTCCATAGGTGAACGCCGAAGGCTCCGCCGGTACGCCTCTCCGGCGTCCGGAACGGGCAGTGCGGTGGTGTGGCGTATGCATCTGATGACGACGGCCGGGGCTTCTGGCGCAGCACGGCCGGACTGTTGCAGCGAAAAGGCGACGAGCGCTCCCGCCGGACAGCAGAATGCTGTTCCCGGAGGGTTTTGACGGTTCTGCTCGGCTCGTTGATGACTTCCGGTGGCCCGCAACCGCGGGGCGGTTGCGGGCCACGGCCCTGGGCGGAGAGCCAACGAAAGGGCGCCCGTTCGGCGCCCCGGCGCTCATCCTGCCGTCCCGTTTTTTGTCACCGCCATGGCGCATGCGGTGGCAACCTGGCCGACAGGAATGCACTGCACGCCCTGTCAGTTACTCCAATGATCAGTCACACGGCGGGACGGTCGTCACCCTGTCGATGAGCGCGGCGTGGGAGCTCTTGGAGTCCTTCATGATTGCGGTGACTGTCGCGCAGAATCCGGATTTGACGCGGACCGGGCCGGCGTACTGGCTGAAGTTGCCCTCATCCGTGACGCACGGCTGACCGTGAGAGTTCTCGCACAGCTTGAGCTTCATGTACTTGGTGAAGCCCGAGTTGTTGTCGAAGACGGCGCAGGACGCTCCGGCTGCGTTCTTGTAGGTGAAGAGAGTTCCGAAGCGAGTCGCGTCCGGCAAGCGCTCGGCGTACGTGAGCGCATATCCGGAGCCGCACAGCGAGGCCATCGCCTGCACCGCCTGCGGGTCGGCCGCGGCGATGGCCCGGGTTTCACTCTTCGCCTCCGGCAGGAGTGTGACGCCGGAGGCCTTCGGCGTCGCGACAGCAGAAGCTTGCGGAACGACGAGCCCAAAGGCCGCAATCGATGTCACGGCCACCAGAACACGGGCTGTGGACTGTAACTTGCCAGGCATATGTTTCCCCCATAGATGCCGATCCGTGGTGCAAGACCAGAGGCCAGACAGCAGCTGCTCCCCAACAGCCCCTGGCTCACGGCGAGTTCATTCGCCTCGGGATCAGCGCGGAGCTTAGCGGTGGAACGCTTGTCCGGGAAAGGGGGAATCTTCCCCCAGCCCGGCGGGCTCCGGCCCGTCGCGACGGCTTGTCACGACCACAGGGCGGTTCAGAGTCAACACGCGGACGGTATAAGCCACTCATCCCCGCTGGCGCTACATAGCGTCAGCATGTGCTATCCATCACGATTCTTCACACGTACCGATTTGTCGCTCTGCTGGGGACTTCGCGGGCAGCGACGCAACCCGCCATGGACGCAGTCACTGACGAGTCGTCGCTGTGCCGCGTCGGAGGATCCTGCGCGCCGGCCCTCACCGGGCCCCAGCGCTTCGCCCCCGGGGAAGAGTCTCGCCTGGAAAGGCCGCACGCCCTTCGAGGTGCAGCCGCACGGTTCTCATACGAGAGAGGGGCACCCGAAACGTCGGGTGCCCCTCTCTCGGTGCCGGCCGGACTGACGCGTCAGTTGAAGCCGGGCAGACTGTCGGCCTTGTTTCCGCCTGTCTCGTCCCCGGTACCACCGGTTGGGTTGCCGTCGCCGCCGGCGCCGCCGCCGTCCACCCCGCCGTCCGGCGAGCCGGAGCCGGACGGGACGGGCGGGCTCGGCCGCCCGCTGTTGGTCGGTGAGGGCGGCCCGCTCGGCTTCGTCGGGGTCGGCGAGGGCGAACCGCTCGGCGTCTTGGACGGACTCGGGCTGGACGACGGCGTGTGGCTCGGCGTCGGGGTGGGGGTCGGGGGGATCGCGGCACCCATGTTGGTGTCCAGGTCGAAGTCCGCGGCGGTGTTGCCGTTCAGCGCGGCCTCGGTGTAGTCCGCCCACACCCGGGCCGGGTAGCCGCCGCCGTTGACCCGGCCGTCGCCGCCGGCGTTCTTGAGCGTGACCTGCCGGCCGCCCTGGGGCGACTCGCCGAACATGCCCACGGCGGTGACCAGCTTGGGCGTGTAGCCCACGAACCACGCCGACTTGTCGTCGTCGGAGGTGCCGGTCTTGCCCGCCGCCTTGTAGGCGGTGTTCTTCACGGCATCCGAGGCGGTGCCGTCGTTGACCACACCCGTCAGGACGGAGGTGACGGTGTCGGCGGTCTGGCGGCTGAGCACCTGCTCGCCGATCGGGTTCTTCAGCGGCACCTTGGTGTCGACGCCGTTGACGCTGTGCGAGGCCCGGGTGACCAGCGTCGGGGTGACCTTCTTGCCGTGGTTGTCGAGGGTGGCGTAGGCCCCGGCCATCTGGAGCGGGCTGGCGCCCATGGTGCCCAGGGTCATGGCGGGCTTGACGTCCATCCTGTCGTCCATGCCGAGACTGACCGCGGTCCTCTTGACGTTCTCCAGGCCGACGTCCGCGCCCATCTGCGCGAAGACCGCGTTGACGGAGTTGTTGGTCGCCGTCTGGACGCTGATCTTCCCGTACGGCTGCTCGTCCTCGTTGGGCGGCGCGAAGGGGATGGTGCCGCCGACGACCGGACGGCGGTTACGGCCGTCGTAGATGGTGTTCGGGGTGATCGGGACGCGGTCCTGGGTGACCGCGTTGTTCTCCATGGCGGAGGCCAGGATCAGCGGCTTGAAGGTGGAGGCGGCCTGGTAGTCGGTGCGGGTGGCGTTGTTCCGGTAGTGCTTGGGCGGGCCCTCGCCGCCGTACATCGCCACGATGCGACCGGTCTTGGGGTCCACCGAGGTGGCGCCGAGCTGGGCGTCCGCGTCGACCTTGCGCTTCTTGGGGTCGAGGTCGGCGAGGAGCTTGCGCTTGACGGCCTTCTCCAGCGCCTGCTGCTTGTTCTTGTCGATGCCGAGGGTGACCGTCCAGCCGCCGGCCGCGAACTGCTTCTCGTCGACGCCCTGCGCGAAGAGCTCCTGCTTGGCCTGCTCGACGAGGTAGTTGGTCTGGCCGCTCACACCGGGCGGCGGCTTGGGGTCGTTCGGCTTCTTGAAGGTCTGCTTGCGGCGGTCCTCCGGGGAGAGCCACTTCATCTCGACCATGTTGTCGAGGGTGTAGGCCCAGCGCTCCTGGACCCGCTTCTGGCCGGCGGGGGTCGCGATGGCCCAGTCGTACTGGCTCGGCGCCTGGAGCAGCGAGGCCAGGTAGGCGCCCTGCGAGACGGTCAGCTTCTCGACGTCCACGCCGTAGTAGGCCTGGGCGGCGGCCTGGATGCCGTAGGCGCCGCGGCCGTAGTAGCTGGTGTTGATGTAGCCGGCGAGGATGTCGTCCTTGCCGAACTTGTTGTCCACCTTGAGCGAGATGACGATCTCCTGGAGCTTGCGGGAAACCGTCTGCTCCTGGCTCAGGTAGTAGTTCTTGACGTACTGCTGGGTGATCGTCGAACCACCCTGCTTGCCATGGCCCATCACCGTGTTGAAGATGCCGCGCATGGTGCCCATCAGGTCGACACCGGAGTCGTGGAAGAAGTTCTTGTTCTCCGCGGCGACGAAGGTGCGCTGGACGTCCTTGGGTATGCGGTTCAGCGGGACGTTCTCACGGTTGCGCAGACCGGTACGCGCCATGACCTTGCCGTTGGCGTACTTGTAGACGTTGCTCTGCAGCTTGGCTTCGTTGTTGCCCTTGGGAATGTCCACGTACAGATACAGGCCGATGAAGCCGAGGATGCCCAGCAGGCATACCCCGAGGAAGGCTCCGAGGAGCTTCTTCCAGGTGAAGAAGCGGCGTATGCCGGACTTCTTGTCCTTCGTTCTGGCCCGGCGGGCGCTTCCCTGTCGCGCCCGTCTCGCGTCCGCTCGGCCCATCGCTTCAGCAACTCCAGTCGTTCCGCCCCCAGCTAACTCAGCTGTTGAAGCTAACACCGCATCTATAAACAAATACTCATCGATCAAGGCTTTTCCTGACGTGACAAACAGCACCCGGCATCACGGAACCAAGGGGTGGGTTTTGCGCGTCGCCACGGCCCCACCTGGGAACTTTCCGCCGACGGACCCCCGTGCGACCTCTGGACACCCCACCGTCCCAGGGATTAAAGTGCTATCACTTTGCTAGACCAGAGACATCACCCCTTGCGGCCGACATCACGTACCGCATGGGGAGAAACGGGGATTCCATGTCCGACCAGACACCGGCCGACCGCTCCGCCGATCCCGGCGAGGACCTCGCCGCCGACGCTCCCGAGATGCCCCGCCCGCAGGTCCGCGAGGTCCCGGCGCACAGCATTCCGGGCGGCCTCGCCCTCCTGCTGACCGTGCTCGGCGTGGCGCTGGGCATCGCCGCGATCATCGTCGGCGGCGTACTCGGCGACGGCGGCCACAAGGCGGCCGGTGTGCCGATGATCATCGCCGGCGTCCTGCTGCTCCTCGGCTCCTTCTTCTGCATGACCGGCGTGAAGATGGTCGCGCCCGGCGAGGCCCGGGTCATCCAGCTCTTCGGACGGTACGTCGGCACCATCCGCACCGACGGGCTGCGCTGGGTGAACCCGCTCACCAGCGCCCGGAAGATCTCCACCCGGGTGCGCAACCACGAGACCGCCGTCCTCAAGGTCAACGACGCCTACGGCAACCCGATCGAGCTGGCCTCGATCGTGGTCTGGCAGGTCGAGGACACCGCCCAGGCGCTCTTCGAGGTCGACGACTTCCTGGAGTTCGTCGCCACCCAGACCGAGGCGGCAGTCCGGCACATCGCCATCGAGTACCCCTATGACGCACACGACGAGAACGCCCTGTCGCTGCGCGGCAACGCCGAGGAGATCACCGAGAAGCTCGCCCTGGAGCTGACCGCACGGGTCCAGGCCGCCGGCGTACGGATCATCGAGTCCCGCTTCAGCCACCTCGCCTACGCCCCCGAGATCGCCTCCGCGATGCTCCAGCGGCAGCAGGCCGGCGCGGTGGTCGCGGCCCGCCAGCAGATCGTCGAGGGCGCGGTCGGCATGGTCGAGCAGGCGCTGGACCGGATCAGCCAGCAGGGCATCGTCGAGCTGGACGAGGAACGGAAGGCGGCCATGGTCAGCAATCTGATGGTGGTGCTCTGCGGCGACCGGGCCGCCCAGCCGGTCCTGAACACGGGCTCCCTCTACCAGTGAGCGAGCGCACCGCGGACCGGCGCGCGCCGAGCGCGGGCGAGGCCGGACGAAGCGAGGCTTCGGCATGAGTGCCGACACCCCCGAGGGGCCCGACGCCGAGAGCGGGCGGGCCCCCGCGCGACAGCCGCAGCGGCGCAAGCAGGTGCTGCTGCGGCTGGACCCGTCGATCCATGACGCGCTGACCCGGTGGGCCGACGACGAGCTGCGCAGCGCCAACGCGCAGATCGAGTTCCTGCTCCGCAAGGCGCTGTCGGAGGCGGGGCGACTGCCCCGCGGGGCGGGGGCGATCCCGCGGCGGGGGCGGCCGCCCAAGCAGCCGAGGGACGACCGGCCACCGGGGGCCTGAGGGGCCGGACACCGGGTGAACGGGACGACGCGTACGCTAAACGCCAGATGTATACACCGTGCGTATAGATCTCCTATAGAGTGCGCGGTGCACCCCTGGTCCGGCGCGTCCGCAGGCCCCACGGGGCGTATCCCTGCCCGTACTCCCTAAGGCCCGCCCATGACCCCGGCCGGTTCCCCGCCCGAAGCCGACGCACCGCACGGGGCGAACGGCGCCGCGCCCGCCCCCGCGCACCGGGGCGGTCCCGCCGTCTGGGCCCGTGACCTCGCCATGGGCCTCCGATTCGCCGTCGCCGGGGGCCGCGAGGGCTGGGCCCGTACGTTCCTGACCGCCGTGGGCGTCGGGCTCGGGGTGGTGCTGCTGCTCGGGGCCGCCTCGGTGCCGCACCTCCTGGCCAGCAGGCAGGAACGCCTCGAGGCCCGGCTCGTCGACCGGAACACCGAGGCGGGGACCCGCCCCGGCCCCGGCACCCTGCTGTACCGCGAGGTCGGCACGGAGTTCCGCGGGGACAGCGTCCGCGGCGTGCTGCTGCGGCCCGACGGCCCCTCCCCCGTCCGGCCGCCGGGGGTGCGCACCGTCCCACGGGCCGGCGAGATGGTGGTCTCGCCCGCGCTCGGGGAGCTGCTCGCCGCACCCGACGGCGCACTGCTGCGGGAGCGGCTCGGGCGCCGGGTCGTGGGCACCATCGCCGCCCCGGGCCTGGCCGGTCCCGGCGAACTGGCCTACTACGCGGGCGAGGACGGCCTC
It contains:
- a CDS encoding SPFH domain-containing protein, which codes for MSDQTPADRSADPGEDLAADAPEMPRPQVREVPAHSIPGGLALLLTVLGVALGIAAIIVGGVLGDGGHKAAGVPMIIAGVLLLLGSFFCMTGVKMVAPGEARVIQLFGRYVGTIRTDGLRWVNPLTSARKISTRVRNHETAVLKVNDAYGNPIELASIVVWQVEDTAQALFEVDDFLEFVATQTEAAVRHIAIEYPYDAHDENALSLRGNAEEITEKLALELTARVQAAGVRIIESRFSHLAYAPEIASAMLQRQQAGAVVAARQQIVEGAVGMVEQALDRISQQGIVELDEERKAAMVSNLMVVLCGDRAAQPVLNTGSLYQ
- a CDS encoding catalase, producing MTSSAQHVPRTTNNAGNPVESDEHSLTVSPDGPILLQDHYLIEKMAQFNRERVPERVVHAKGSGAYGFFHVTNDVSQFTKADLFQPGKTTEMLARFSTVAGEQGSPDTWRDPRGFALKFYTEDGNYDLVGNNTPVFFVRDTIKFQDFIRSQKRRPDNGMRDNDMQWDFWTLSPESAHQVTWLMGDRGIPKSYRHMNGYGSHTYMWVNAGGEKFWIKYHFKTDQGIDFLTQEDADRIAGADGDFHRRDLFEAIDGGNAPSWTLYVQVMPFADAPDYRFNPFDLTKVWPHGDYPLIEVGRMTLNKNPEDYFVHIEQAAFEPSNMVPGVGPSPDKMLLGRLFSYADTHRYRIGPNYAQLPPNRPHVPVHSYAKDGPMRYEPSRAARPYAPNSYGGPAADTLRYGEPAGWETGGEMVREAYTLRRDDDDFGQPGTMVRQVLDDAARDRLVDNVSGHLLNGVSRPVLDRALQYWRNIDKNVGDRIAHQVNGG
- a CDS encoding transglycosylase domain-containing protein, which codes for MGRADARRARQGSARRARTKDKKSGIRRFFTWKKLLGAFLGVCLLGILGFIGLYLYVDIPKGNNEAKLQSNVYKYANGKVMARTGLRNRENVPLNRIPKDVQRTFVAAENKNFFHDSGVDLMGTMRGIFNTVMGHGKQGGSTITQQYVKNYYLSQEQTVSRKLQEIVISLKVDNKFGKDDILAGYINTSYYGRGAYGIQAAAQAYYGVDVEKLTVSQGAYLASLLQAPSQYDWAIATPAGQKRVQERWAYTLDNMVEMKWLSPEDRRKQTFKKPNDPKPPPGVSGQTNYLVEQAKQELFAQGVDEKQFAAGGWTVTLGIDKNKQQALEKAVKRKLLADLDPKKRKVDADAQLGATSVDPKTGRIVAMYGGEGPPKHYRNNATRTDYQAASTFKPLILASAMENNAVTQDRVPITPNTIYDGRNRRPVVGGTIPFAPPNEDEQPYGKISVQTATNNSVNAVFAQMGADVGLENVKRTAVSLGMDDRMDVKPAMTLGTMGASPLQMAGAYATLDNHGKKVTPTLVTRASHSVNGVDTKVPLKNPIGEQVLSRQTADTVTSVLTGVVNDGTASDAVKNTAYKAAGKTGTSDDDKSAWFVGYTPKLVTAVGMFGESPQGGRQVTLKNAGGDGRVNGGGYPARVWADYTEAALNGNTAADFDLDTNMGAAIPPTPTPTPSHTPSSSPSPSKTPSGSPSPTPTKPSGPPSPTNSGRPSPPVPSGSGSPDGGVDGGGAGGDGNPTGGTGDETGGNKADSLPGFN
- a CDS encoding glycoside hydrolase domain-containing protein, which encodes MADDKVLAAQKWVNATYARVAGYTKCPEDGRTGWATMYSLTRALQHELGIPTLSDSFGPTTLSKLSARGDVGSGEPNVNIRKIVQHALFCKGYWGGDGAGTYDSATAQSVAQLKGNAGLDGSNGMVQPKLFKALLTMDAYVLLTGGSDKVREIQRWLNGRYFKKSTFYVGPCDGIYSRDVQTALMKAIQYELGIPEDQVTGNFGEGTKAGLKGHVLSQGGSGVFVQLFSAACVFNEPVYTGTKTYITSFKSSFDSALATFVGEFQKFSGLPASEIGDFATWAQLLVSTGDPDRQVNGCDTRFTITPAIGRDLYNSGHRYVGRYIYQPPNSIDKYLKPGELENIFKAGLRVFPIFQDNGRRLVDFNYTAGYQHGLLAHERAISYGFNRGTVIYFAVDYDATSEEIASNIVPYFYGISSALGSKEKRYIHGVYGSRNVCSKVTKETYARYSFVSGMSWGFSGNLGFPMPANWSFTQIKEISKIPSSDGPYDLDKDAHRAGTDDGQNSVNRTASPADGFISYVEMLYGLAKSYGKGDPNRLVMEYVRHRSYGDIQWWALIGDPDQGFIDYADEHGAFVYDEYKDPFTGHLLGAEHMLATANAHLVKEQPSSATRGGAGDVGGWAGDIYTLYGEWRRDHESYPSGYAYCQAKLGKIGVDSTFGFGDLVEDADGYLIAERVRRKKTIVEAVRHHYAETGGLTRFKDYFTQRFGGSVATATDLARYMLTMEIDPTISLGREYLISKNAGGNGSVLMPWMLPGDKLTEFCKGFADTLQARAGQESRLRARYLKNQKENLSRS